Genomic window (Bacteroidota bacterium):
TGCGTTCCTATAAACCGAATAAAGACCCATTGTCTTATATAATTGATTTCAACTATAAGCCGGTACTTATTCCCACAAATATTAAAAACAACCCGACTTTGTTTTAATATACTTTCTCTTGAATATTCTTTTTTGATATCAGTAGGAGTTTTCCAATTTGCTTTTACAACTTCCTTAAACCATGTATTTAATTGCTGTTTTGCATCATTATGCTTTTCCCAAAACTCTCTTAATATCTTTTTTGCAATAACTCTCATCAATTTCCAAATATTCTTCAAAGATAAAGAAAATTACCAATACGGTAAAATATTATTTCATAAATTCAGAAATCTAAAGTGGCTCTATGAAAACTCCATTTTCTTCAAAAAGCTAAAGTCAATAACCTATGGCAAAATCCTATTGCCAGAGTGTTAAAAATTGGAATGAAAATGAAAGAATGAAAAATAGAAAATCTTAACCCAACTTGTAGATCAACACTTGTTAATGGTTGATTAACAGGCCATTAAAAACTTGTTTTTACAATTGGGAACAACTTTTGTTTTCTGCCTATCATATATTGTTGATATGAGTGCATTTAGCAAATTTAGTATTTTTCATTTTGATATTGTTAATAAGTTATAATATCTATGGGGGTCAATCGACAGGACTGAAATTGCAACTATCAGATAATATGTGTGTGTCCAGCATAAGCGTA
Coding sequences:
- a CDS encoding type II toxin-antitoxin system HigB family toxin; translation: MRVIAKKILREFWEKHNDAKQQLNTWFKEVVKANWKTPTDIKKEYSRESILKQSRVVFNICGNKYRLIVEINYIRQWVFIRFIGTHSEYEKINAEKIYELWI